One genomic window of Caenorhabditis elegans chromosome I includes the following:
- the tipn-1 gene encoding Protein TIPIN homolog (Confirmed by transcript evidence), producing the protein MDEMEDFFENDELDREPSPMGDEAIEDNSGEGGTRRVVEPKLLRTKRLANPRLALNERILTGPKGISALRETLKDFKPNPKDDPYANLEKLMKKYAYWGHLMFPKMKTEDVLNRVETLGTRRQVKVFMIKHRLGETGEDSEHEEQENQKNGIIDDGASDNDDDLFKDLPEKEVTTEKAKNSEKSDQKTAEIDENVEEEYRMMEEERLREEQEAKEAADEDALMEDFGDMNNDW; encoded by the exons atggaCGAAATGGAAGATTTCTTCGAAAATGATGAATTGGATCGAGAGCCAAGCCCTATGGGAGACGAAGCAATCGAAG ATAACAGCGGCGAGGGAGGCACTAGACGAGTCGTGGAGCCGAAATTGTTAAGGACTAAAAGACTAGCA aATCCACGCCTAGCACTGAATGAGCGAATTTTGACCGGGCCGAAAGGAATTTCAGCTCTTCGGGAGACTTTAAAAGATTTCAAGCCAAATCCCAAGGATGATCCg TACGCAAATCTggagaaattgatgaaaaaatacGCATACTGGGGACATTTGATGTTTCCGAAGATGAAAACCGAAGATGTTCTGAATCGAGTCGAGACACTGGGAACACGGCGGCAGGTTAAAGTTTTCATGATCAAGCACCGGCTTGGAGAGACTGGCGAGGATTCTGAGCACGAGGAGCAGGAGAATCAAAAGAATGGAATTATTGATGATGGAGCGAGTGATAATGACGATGATTTATTCAAGGATTTACCAGAGAAAG aagtCACGActgaaaaagctaaaaattctgaaaaatccgaCCAAAAAACCgctgaaattgatgaaaatgtcGAGGAAGAGTATCGAATGATGGAGGAAGAGCGGCTGCGAGAGGAACAGGAAGCCAAGGAAGCTGCTGACGAAGATGCTCTTATGGAAGATTTCGGTGATATGAATAACGATTGGTGA
- the ubxn-1 gene encoding UBX domain-containing protein 1 (Confirmed by transcript evidence) translates to MSIAQQLMDMGFPADKAEAAAGNNRNLDQALDWIEKDGAGVPMETDAPAQAAPGAADSGAPPVAASFKCDDCGKLLANDDAIMFHASKTKHENFSESSEAIKPLTAEEKAAKVLEIREKIKVHQAKKAKLEAEENREKEKKRREDGKAMISHKEAARDREIREAAQDRRREKNEDEIARKRVLEQIRLDKEARKAKASGQPVPEAKPAPSAAPVAPPKDYSTTTLQFRLLDGQTVRQQFEANEPLAMVRAWVETNHANGVPFTLMTPFPRKVFTEDDMGTPLKVLNLVPSANVILNRAA, encoded by the exons ATGTCGATCGCCCAACAACTCATGGATATGGGCTTCCCAGCCGACAAAGCCGAGGCCGCCGCCGGAAACAACAGAAATCTCGATCAGGCGTTGGATTGGATTGAGAAGGACGGAGCCGGTGTACCAATGGAGACAGATGCTCCAGCTCAAGCTGCTCCAGGAGCCGCTGACAGTGGTGCACCCCCGGTAGCCGCCAGTTTTAAGTGTGATGA ctgcGGAAAGCTTCTCGCCAACGATGATGCTATCATGTTCCACGCTTCGAAGACAAAGCACGAGAATTTCAGCGAAAGCTCGGAAGCTATCAAGCCTCTCACTGCAGAGGAAAAGGCCGCAAAAGTCCTGGAAAtccgagaaaaaatcaaagtccATCAGGCCAAAAAGGCAAAGCTCGAGGCCGAAGAGAATCGTGAGAAGGAGAAAAAGCGTCGTGAGGATGGAAAAGCCATGATCAGCCATAAAGAAGCCGCCAGAGATCGTGAAATTCG AGAAGCCGCTCAAGATCGTCGCCGCGAAAAGAACGAAGACGAAATCGCCAGAAAACGAGTTCTCGAGCAAATCCGGCTTGACAAGGAAGCCCGTAAGGCAAAAGCTTCAGGCCAACCGGTTCCAGAGGCAAAGCCTGCTCCGTCTGCAGCTCCAGTTGCTCCGCCAAAAGACTACTCAACTACAACTCTTCAATTCCGACTTCTCGATGGACAAACTGTTAGACAACAGTTTGAAGCTAATGAGCCg ctcgcAATGGTCCGCGCCTGGGTCGAAACTAATCACGCAAACGGTGTTCCGTTCACCCTGATGACCCCATTCCCCCGCAAAGTGTTCACCGAGGATGATATGGGAACACCGCTCAAAGTTCTCA atttggtACCATCCGCCAACGTCATTCTCAACCGTGCCGCCTGA
- the F23C8.14 gene encoding Aldo/keto reductase (Confirmed by transcript evidence), which translates to MPTGNMDELPSDLRDPARVFGVGTF; encoded by the coding sequence ATGCCAACGGGAAACATGGATGAACTGCCATCAGATTTGCGAGATCCAGCCAGAGTTTTTGGGGTTGGCACATTTTAA
- the F23C8.14 gene encoding Lon proteolytic domain-containing protein (Partially confirmed by transcript evidence), whose protein sequence is MHTMHFYVSHYFSEIDYLNIFPISFRSSLKEVGNIVVRTRAAFARNLRVIMPTGNMDELPSDLRDPARVFGVGTF, encoded by the exons ATGCACACTATGCATTTCTACGTCTCTCATTATTTCTCGGAAATCGactatttgaatatttttccgatttctttCAGAAGTAGCCTTAAAGaa GTTGGCAATATCGTGGTAAGAACGCGTGCAGCATTTGCAAGAAATCTGAGAGTTATCATGCCAACGGGAAACATGGATGAACTGCCATCAGATTTGCGAGATCCAGCCAGAGTTTTTGGGGTTGGCACATTTTAA
- the F23C8.3 gene encoding Phage protein (Confirmed by transcript evidence), whose protein sequence is MDGNQYEAIFLNYFRGIFPNADNLNVKCVKRMSEQQMKTTISRHGMRCTVLNGKDKISSYTVKKIVETPGKREYYGVRDIFAFKLLDMMGVGPKVHFVSNGEVGDDVGLFIVTEDEPEFDTSRPRKIRSMERFFLYLLSIPNTRYGADGNGRFVIHDFVISTSPQSSYAPNFMRLHSHGVERSRKTGRQCFERWAINKMIDDADMAIGQEKALIDGDIELNNDNDYWTYVSLVRENVKILYDTIHSNSKK, encoded by the exons ATGGACGGCAACCAGTATGAAGCTATTTTCCTCAACTACTTTCGTGGAATTTTCCCCAATGCAGATAATCTGAATGTGAAATGCGTGAAGCGGATGAGTGAACAACAA atgaaaacaACCATTTCCCGACATGGAATGCGCTGCACAGTACTGAATGGCAAAGATAAAATAAGCAGTTACACGGTAAAGAAAATAGTCGAAACTCCTGGCAAGAGAGAATATTACGGTGTTCGTGATATATTCGCGTTCAAGCTGCTTGACATGATGGGAGTTGGACCCAAAGTTCATTTTGTTTCGAATGGAGAAGTTGGAGACGACGTTGGATTATTCATTGTTACAGAAGATG AGCCCGAGTTCGACACATCGCGTCCTCGGAAAATACGTTCTATGGAACGCTTTTTCCTATACTTGTTAAGCATTCCCAATACGAGATATGGAGCCGACGGAAACGGAAGATTTGTGATACACGACTTTGtg attagcACATCGCCTCAATCAAGTTATGCCCCAAATTTCATGAGATTGCACAGCCACGGTGTTGAGAGAAGCAGAAAAACTGGAAGACAATGCTTCGAACGATGggcaataaataaaatgattgATGATGCAGACATGGCTATTGGTCAGGAAAAAGCATTGATTGATGGAGACATCGAATTGAATAACGATAATGATTATTGGACATATGTGAGTCTTGTCAGAGAGAATGTTAAAATACTTTATGATACTATTCattctaatagtaagaaataa
- the F23C8.3 gene encoding tRNA_int_endo domain-containing protein (Confirmed by transcript evidence), producing MDGNQYEAIFLNYFRGIFPNADNLNVKCVKRMSEQQMKTTISRHGMRCTVLNGKDKISSYTVKKIVETPGKREYYGVRDIFAFKLLDMMGVGPKVHFVSNGEVGDDVGLFIVTEDD from the exons ATGGACGGCAACCAGTATGAAGCTATTTTCCTCAACTACTTTCGTGGAATTTTCCCCAATGCAGATAATCTGAATGTGAAATGCGTGAAGCGGATGAGTGAACAACAA atgaaaacaACCATTTCCCGACATGGAATGCGCTGCACAGTACTGAATGGCAAAGATAAAATAAGCAGTTACACGGTAAAGAAAATAGTCGAAACTCCTGGCAAGAGAGAATATTACGGTGTTCGTGATATATTCGCGTTCAAGCTGCTTGACATGATGGGAGTTGGACCCAAAGTTCATTTTGTTTCGAATGGAGAAGTTGGAGACGACGTTGGATTATTCATTGTTACAGAAGATG attag